Within Methanomassiliicoccales archaeon, the genomic segment GCAAGTTCTCGGCGGCGACAGTGCAGGAGGTCGCCCCTGGGGTTTTCAAGTCAAGAATCAATCCAGCGCTGTGCAAGGGCTGTGGTGCCTGCGCCGTGGCTTGCTGTAACGGAGCGATCAGTTGTCTGAATTTCACCGACAAGCAGATTCTTGCAATGGTCGAGACCTGTCTCGAGGAGGCGGTAAAGTGACCGAAGTAGAACCGAAGATAGTCGCGTTCTGCTGTAACTGGTGCTCCTATGCCGGGGCCGACTTGGCTGGAGTGAGCAGGTTGCAGTATCCCCCAAACGCAAGGATCATCAGGGTCATGTGCACCGGCAGACTGGAGCCTGAGTTCCTATTGAGGGCGCTCGAGCTTGGCGCCGACGGAGTGCTCATAGCTGGATGTCACATCGGATGTTGCCACTACATTTCGGGGAACGAGAGGGCGCAAGAAAAGGTGGCTATGACGAGCGAACTCCTAGACGTCCTGGGGATTGATAAAAAGCGATTGAGGCTGGAATGGATCTCTGCTTCTGAGGGACGAAGGTTCGCCGAGACCATGCAAGAGTTCGTGAAGGACCTCAAGGCTCTAGGCCCCAGTCCTCTGAAGGGGGGAGCTGAGTGACCAAGATCGAAAAGATAATCGAGGACGCAGGTGCATTTGATTGCGTAGAGTGTGGAAAATGCACCAGCCTCTGCCCCGTGGCGAAGCTGAACCCCAACTTCGCGCCAAGGCTAATCGTGGTCAAGGCTCAGGCGGGCATGGAATCGGAGGTCAAGTCCGACAAGGACATCTGGTCATGCGTCACCTGTGAAATCTGCAACGACATGTGCCCGTACAAGGTGAACTTCTCCGGCTTCATCCAGAGGATGAGGGCAGAGGCTATCGAAATGGGCAATAGTCCGCTCTGCTCTGAGGCCGGGGCGATACACACCATGCAACGCCTGACCGGGAAAGGGCAGAAGCAGAACAGGCTGGTCTGGTTGACGAATGATCTGAAGGTGAAGGACAAGGGGGATGTCTATTTCTTCACAGGGTGCTCGTACCAGTTGGGTATCCTGTTCAAGGACAGGGCCGCGGAGCTGAAGAAGGTCCCGGCGAGCGTGGTCAAGATCCTCAATGCCGCAGGAATCGAGCCGGTGGTCAGCAATGACGAGGTTTGCTGCGGTCACGACCTGATATGGTCTGGTAATGAGGCCGTCTTCAAAGACCTAATGAAGAAGAATGTTGAGATGATAAGGGCGACGGGAGCAAAGACCGTGGTGTTCTCCTGCGCTGAAGGCTTCCGAACTTTCAGCTTAGATTATCAGGATTTCTTGGGCGACTTGGGCTTCGAGGTCAAGCACATCTCTGAATACCTGCTCGATCTGATTGAACAGGGTAAGTTGGATTTCAAGGAGTCCAATGTGAAGGTCACATATCACGATTCATGCAGGTTGGGAAGGCACATGGGCATCTATGACGAGCCTCGGGAGCTTTTAAAGGCAATGAACGTGGAGCTTGTCGAGATGCCAAGCATCAGAGAAAAGGCCTTGTGTTGCGGAGTCAATGCCTTCGCTAATTGCAGTGAGGTCTCTAGAAAAATGCAGCTCGACAGGCTACTGGAGGCCAAGGGCGTAAATGCAGGTGTGATGCTAACCTTCTGCCCTAAGTGCCTCATTCACTACAATTGCCTGCTATCGATGGAGAAGAAGCCTGTGGAACTCGAGAATGTCGAATTAGTTGTTGGAGATTTCAGTAATTTTA encodes:
- a CDS encoding (Fe-S)-binding protein, producing the protein MTKIEKIIEDAGAFDCVECGKCTSLCPVAKLNPNFAPRLIVVKAQAGMESEVKSDKDIWSCVTCEICNDMCPYKVNFSGFIQRMRAEAIEMGNSPLCSEAGAIHTMQRLTGKGQKQNRLVWLTNDLKVKDKGDVYFFTGCSYQLGILFKDRAAELKKVPASVVKILNAAGIEPVVSNDEVCCGHDLIWSGNEAVFKDLMKKNVEMIRATGAKTVVFSCAEGFRTFSLDYQDFLGDLGFEVKHISEYLLDLIEQGKLDFKESNVKVTYHDSCRLGRHMGIYDEPRELLKAMNVELVEMPSIREKALCCGVNAFANCSEVSRKMQLDRLLEAKGVNAGVMLTFCPKCLIHYNCLLSMEKKPVELENVELVVGDFSNFIAEQLKGATEKTSVGHENVGQVVGNLSNSEAENMKGGE
- a CDS encoding hydrogenase iron-sulfur subunit encodes the protein MTEVEPKIVAFCCNWCSYAGADLAGVSRLQYPPNARIIRVMCTGRLEPEFLLRALELGADGVLIAGCHIGCCHYISGNERAQEKVAMTSELLDVLGIDKKRLRLEWISASEGRRFAETMQEFVKDLKALGPSPLKGGAE